In Brassica napus cultivar Da-Ae chromosome C2, Da-Ae, whole genome shotgun sequence, the sequence CTCTGTAGTTTTCGCCATCTAGGGTTCCGAGAGCGGCGGCAAGTGCGGCCAGACGGTCGCTTGTAGCTTTGTTGGTTTCTTCTTGTTGAATTAAACGTGCCATGATGGCCTGCAGCATCTCGGGAACGGACGGGTTCAGAGAGGCCGACGGTCGGTTGCTGTCAGCGGGTGTATCGTCGGGACTCATACTGAATTCGTGAATGTTACTCTGTAaagccccacggtgggcgccaagataaaagagaaaagagaaaaaaacttatataataggaacaacaacaacataagaCCCAGACAGTCCCTCAAGACCGATCTTCGGCAGGTGGATCCTAGAGCACAGCGTCCCCGAACCCTTCGGCCCCTGCCTCCTTCGGATCCGAGATCGGAGCCTCGCCACCTTCAGTCGGAGCTTCGATAACCGGTTCCAACACTTTATCTGGGATCCTTCATGATCTTCACAAGTGACGATAGGTTTCTCACCGTCAAGAATAGGAGATCGAAGGGCAGATGCAGTCGCTGAGTCGACAGTCCCTAACTTCGACCCAAACTGATCTAGATTCCAAAGCAACTCGGAACGAGGGAGAGACAGAGTGAGATCTTGCTCCGTGATATCCTCGACATCGATTTCGTCAACCTCTTCCTTAAACTGCGCCTCATTAGCGGCCAGGAGATCTCTTAGTTTCTTTGGAACCTGCAAACCCCAACTTTCAAGTATATCCATCGATTCGAGAGTCCCGAAAGCTTGGCTGTGCAGGAACAGCTTTGCTTCCAGCTTATCTCGATCAGCCATGTACTTTCGAAACTTCTTGAAGCACTTTGCTGCCGCAGCCGTAGCGCGATCTCTCACACACATAACTTCATGAAGGTGCGATTGACGAAGGCGATCCATCTCCTGCTCCATCTTCTCAGCTTCGTCAACCTTCTCCTGCTCCAATCGCACAATTTTAGTTTGAGCAGTCTCCAAATCCTCCTCGAGGCCCTCAGCCGTCTGAATCGCCTGCTTGCGTTCACGGCGGTAACGGTTTCGCTCAGCAACTAACTCCTTAGCCTTATCAAGGACATCTTTCTTGGCTTTCCCGAACTCAGCATCTCTAGCTTTGATCGTTTCAAAAGGCCATTTCGTACTCCAAGATGAGAAGATTCTTACGAGCCCCCGCctgcaacaaaaatggaaaGAAAAAGTGATCAATCGCACACGTAAAGCCGACAAAAGTCTACACGTCTCATCAGTCAAACACTTACCACAGCGTCCGCGCGAGCCGAGTACGCAAACTTATCCGGGAACGCGAGTTCAGATACCTCCGGCATAATTCGCGATCCTCTCCTAAGCAGGCGCGATAGCTCCGCGCAGGCAGCAAAATCGTTGACAAGTGGCACAtctttgtcataacaaaattcCACATGTTTCGATGAAGCCAACAAAAGCCTTTTGGAAGGAGGACCTGTACCACCCCAAGGTAGAGTACGGAGGATAGGCGGAGCCATCTCGCGAGGAGAAGTCAACGAGCGATCGATAGCAACTCTCTGCTTCATCTCGTCTGACCCGTAGGAGCCCCCGTCGGTCGGCTTCTGTCTCTTCGCTCTCGGAGATTCAACCTTATCCTTCTCAGTCAAGTCTTTGTAACTATCAGTCTGAACGCTCTCGTGAGTCTGCCCGACTTTATCAGCCAAAGGATCGTCTACCGCTTAATCATTCTCGGTCTCAGTTCCTCCCATGACGTCGGAATCGACTCGCGCTTTCTTGGAAGATTTGCtccttttttgtttcttttttgacGAGCAAATGTCGGGATCCTGATCGATCGGCCCATCTGCTGAAACGTTATCCATCGGAGTATCGATCGCCTCGTTTGTCAAAACTTGGCCCTCAACCTTCTTCATTTCGGATGCGGCCATGGAACCGAAGCTTTCTCCGCCAAGCTGAGCACCGAGAATGTCGCTGTAACTTGGATATGCCTTCGGAATTCTCCCCATGAATGGAAGCGCAGATCTCTTACCTTAGTTTCCTCACAAGAAATGCACGACGACCAATCAACTGAGACAAAAATAAAATGGCTAAACATACGGAAGGGAAGCCAAAAGACCGAGCGATTGGTTGTCCACAAAACtaagacaaaaataaaatggCTAAACCTTTGGCAATTCGCTCCCGCTGACGGTGAATCCTTTTACTATAGAACTCTCCCCACTTCTGTTGGCTAAGTGTAGTGATCTTCGGTATGTCGAACCAAAAGGTCTCCCGGTACCCGATGGTGTTTGGGTGAACAACTGCAAAAttagaaaacaacaaaaagagaCAAGTCAAAACCATGATAATGTGAAACCACTAGATATAGATTGTCTACCAAGGCGAGGACTCCATAGGGCACGAAAATCGTCGCCCGGCGGTTCTTCGAAAGCTGCTTCGTCGGCCCTAACATAGAAGTAGAAACGTTGCCAATTCTTGGTATTCGAAGGATGGCCAGTCAAAATCTGAAGCTCCAATTGCATCTGTACCGCGAAAAGACCATTGTCTGCGTCAGTTCCTCGAAGACGCGAACCGACATCGAGACGTCAATCTCCGCCGCCATAACCATCAACGCCACAGCGACACCTCAGCGTGAACAATAATAGGTAAGAAAGCGAGGGATCGGAAACCACAActgttgggggtggatttacaGCCTCCATCAAGGCCCATTAGACAATAAATTAGGCACATTTTACTATGAAGCCCTAGGTTCTTCCTTATATAAATAAAGAGATATCTCTCTTTATCAAGGGATCTCTCTCCTTTCCATCTAGACTTGGAacacttcttacaaagattttatGGATTCCTAGATTAAATTTACACTTGTAATCATACATATAATACAATCTTTGATCAATAAACTTTTTTTGATGTTCATTTTCCATTTGATTTCTACGTTGATTTCTCTTAAGCCTCAAgaatttaagatatatttttcttaaattcttcattgtATGAATCCGACAAACACACCGTTTTCGGTTCAAACAACAACTTAGAATCCTTTCCGAAAAAGGACTCATAAACACAATGATAACCAACCGGCGGATCCCACGGCCGTTGATCAGGCCTCGGAATCATGAAAGTAACATCGTATGCTCGACATTCCTTCATCAGCGAGGAAACGCTTCCCAAAGTCGAACGAGTGGGGGAAACGTCGCCCCAATCTTGATCTTTGGACGCGTACGAGCGAACGAGCTCTGGAGCAAGATCAGGAAGCTGCTCGATCGTCCCGTTGCGATGATAGCGATACGGAATCAATCGAATATTTCCCCTCGTGGCGGCCATGAGCTCTTGAGACAATCGTTTTGCGGTTCCAGGTTCATTCGAACACTCCTCGTCAATCCTGAGACTACTCGAATCTCCCTCATGTGCGTGCCGCTCGACGGATCCACCATCGATACTGTTAGCAATCGTAGGATCGCTCTTGGTCCTGCCCGTCTTGCTTCCACAATCGTCATCGCAATGTCTAAGGCTCGATTTAATCACACCATCGGGATCATCAAAGTGAGCCCTAATCGCGGATTCCATCAGCTTAGGGCCGAGCGACGGCTCCTTCGGAGGACTTGGGGCGGTCCGAACTCCTTTCCCCTTTTCAAACGATGAACACTCTTTCCCGGAAGgcaacatcgatcgatcgacaatctccGGTGTGAAACGACCGGAGAAACCCCGAAATAGGCGGCAGACCGGAATAAAAAAagggagaaagagagaaaaagaagagatataGAGAGAATACTTTTTTGGGTTCCAAAAAGAATGAGGAAATGAGAGAGGAACTCTCTATTTATAGGAAAGAAACACAGAACTCGAGGTAGAAGCAATTATGACACCTATAGAGTCTAGAAGCTAGCCTCGTTTTCCGTGTAAAGAAGAGAGAGCGATTGCTTATTTTATTCCGAGCAACGATCGATCGGTTGGCGACACACAGCTCTTCTCCGCCCTCGACGTTTGATATCGGGCCCAGTTGACCGATCGATCGATCGAAGTATCGTCAAATGCAGAAGTGAATTTGACATCCGTCGTCAATCGATCGACCAATATATTACGGGCTCCTTTCTTCAGCAATCTCACACGTCACAACTGGAGGCACTCGGGTTTTCACCGCTTTCGGCAATCGAAGTTGCAGCCGTTAGATCGATCGACTGGAACACGGTCAAGCTCTCGATAACATATGTTGGCGATCGATCGGCCAGCACAAATGTGGACTTCTTTATAATAAGTCATTTATCGGTCATCATATAAAAAGGTGCCCAATCGATCAGCATGCCGATGTAAAAGGCCGAGCAATTCAACCCATCAATCgatctccccccccccctcggTCGCTCGCTAGATCGAACTTGCTCCAAAGGTTCAGCAAGATGTGGAAGGCCAGAAGTTTCTCAATCGATCGACCCGTCATCAAAAGAGATCAGGGTGATGGTTCTCTGAACCCTGCAGCGAGTCGGTTGATCGCATTCCGCATAACACACAAAAGCACAGGAAGCGATCGATCGGTCAACACAAGTGTGGACTTCCACagtgatcgatcgatcggtCAGCATAAACGCAAACTCTTATCCGCAGCGATCGATCTCAGTTTCGTTATATGTTGTGTGATTTGGATTGTGATCCATGTGTTGTAAATCTCTAGGAGTGCCGAAGAAATGCAAAGTCTTTTGTTGAATCACAGTTTTGATTTGCCTTTTAGTGAATCACAACGAGTCGAGTTGGCTTCCATAGCGTGATCACTTTGTTGGATTCAAGTGTACAATTTCCTAAGGAACCGATAAAAGAAGCGTCGAAAAACTCATCAAGCTATAACCAAAAGACGATAGCAGAGAAAGCTCAGAGTGTCTTTTACTTGacagaaaatatcaaaaatccaGAAGGAAACACAAAGATCATAGATAATAAGACTGAGATTGAAAAAGAAGACATCTCTAATTCATCCTCCTGATAAGCTCATTAATGAAGTTTTCACGGTTGCCAGCATCACCACCTTCAACGTAGTGATTCCTCTTTTTCTTAAGACCACCGAGTGGTGCCTTGAGCTGGAATGGCCACAGGAAGTTGTTGGCCTCCTTGAAATGAGGTCCTACTGTTAGAATCTCGTGAATCAAATCCTCAGTGCAGATGATCCCATGTTTGCCCAGAGCCTGTTGATAGTTTcaccaatttttaaaaaaatcaatcactTTACTTCAATCCAGAATAACAATATTCAAAGAAGCTAGGGAGgaccaaagagagagagataaagaacCTGCTCAACGATGGAGTTATCAGTCAAAGCCACCCTCTGGTGGTTAAGCTTTCCATATCCCCTCTTGTAGATCAATTCCTTAACACTCTTCAAGTTAGGGAATCTGAATTAAAGGAGAGAAAGGGTCAGGTCACTAACTCTGTTCACCAAAAATTCTTAACATGGCAAGAAAGGATACGATGTATATACCCGTAGGTCACATAAGGCTCAACACGACGAAGCATGTTCATTGTTGCCTTGTTGACTTTCAGAAATACACCATTGAAGATCTGCATTTACATATTCAAAACCAAAGCAATTATTTCAGCATAATGGTAACACAAATAAGAAAAGCTCAGGTCTTTTTCATGGAAGTTAACATCACAATTGTCAAAAGAACACTAATCTAGGACCAAACAACGATGACACGGTATGGTTACTACATAAAACAGCAATTAGCGACAAAGACAGAAGATGATTAAAACGCAGACAAACCTGTCTGAGACGCAAGAGCTGAAGAATCTTCTTTGTCTTTGGGTCAATAGCATTAATACTGCAAAAAATTCAAGGTAACAAAAGataagaaacaaaacatttaatatcTCTAACGAAATGCTAAAAATCTAACACAAAACATACCCACGAATACGGATGATGAACAAGAGCTTAGCTTCAGGGTCAACATAGAAACCACCTTTAAGCTTGGCCTCACGTTTCAACGAGATCAACTCCTTCTCCTATAAAAGAATAACAATGTTCGTTTATTTACACAGAACCAGACTAAAGCTAGCACGATATATATCAGAGAAGCAAAAAAGTTTACCTTCTCGGCGTACTCCTTGGCGTACTGCTCAGCTCTTTTGTAGATAAGCTTCCTGTTGGCGGCGTTCGTCTTCTTGGCAGCTTCAGCGCTCTGCTTCTTCGCTAGAGCCCACTCCtcctctctcttcctcttcttcagcaCTGACTCTGGAACTGCAACCTTCGACTCTGCCATTTTCCAGATTCTTGCAGATCAAAGAAAGAGAGGAAGATCACTGCGGCTACGAGGGACGATATATATGCCTCACACTCTCGAAACTAGGGTTAAACAGAAACTTAATGGGGCTCATAAACCCACCTTTCGTTTTTAATAGGCCCAATGTCCTAATCGGTATTTCGTGCATTGTAAATCTGTATAGTTAAAAGCCCATGAATATATTTTCCTTGCTTCTTTCCCCTTTGAAAGAAAAAATCCATAATAACATTTCAATTAAATTTCGCTAAacattttaatacataaattttattatttcacaGCTTAATACTTGAACCAGTTATTTTCCCATTTTAACGCACTAACTTTTAAATCTtgcttattttaatattaaaactatgtttattttcatcaaaaatcttgataaatttcaaacaaaatttaaaagatcttttaaatttaaaaacaaatcttaaaaatttctaatgttGTTTTGAGTTCTAGGAATAAAAGAAACAAGATTATGGATAACCTTATACTTTCTAATTTTTAGGTTtatattcaatataaaatttaatttagtttctGAAACTTAATaccagtttatttatttatcattcaaaatattttttataaaaattaaaattcagccaaaatttagttatttttattcctaaaatttacaataaattagaatttttaataaaatttacaagaTTCGACTCTGCTATTTATGGTTCATGCATATCAATCAAGAAATCGATTACCTTCCACAGACGATAAACTAAGTTCACATGCACAGGTCAACACTAATTTATTTCGAGCTCGAATTAGACAATGGagttctaaaaagaaaaaagtatatTATGGCGATGATAGAATATTTATGGACTCACTTTAATTAGGTTTAAGCAGTATATTAATGGGTCTCACAagccttttattatttttacgtaGGCACATTAAGTGTTTAGTTTAGTGTTAAGCCATATGGGAAAACCATGGATCTATCTATGGTACCTCTTGTTATACAAATGGATTAATGGCTATGCTCGATCCTTTCATGAACTCATTTTGATGTATGCTTGCAAGTGGAGGTATGAGGttttgaaccgaaccaaaatttttggtttttggttcatGTTCAGTTATTGATTCCAAATTGGTTggcatatttataaaattaactaTTGTGATATCCAGGTTGGAAAAAGAtggaaattttgtaaaaaaagccAAGGAAATAAACAAAAGGAGGAGAGCATGACATTCATGAATAATAACAAACTCACATCTTAAAAGTTGTTCACCCTTAGATCTCTCTTAATCACCATTTATTAAGTTCAATACATATGTTAATAGATTTAGCTTGAAATTCCACACTTGAACTGGAGATAAATATTTGAACAAGCAATGTACATATCTCTACAACACTATTTGTGAAGTCATTTTTTTATGTGACACGCTAATGCTACCTCTCATGATGGTTTATTACACTGATATTTTCAATGAActgagtttatttttgttataattgcctgtattagtatttttatttttcgttttcttcattaaaaagaaactaTACTAGTTTGTAAGGTTTATAAGAATTAACAGTTTCCTTGTTTACCATTTTGATATTTTCTGGAATTAAATTCCTACTTCAAGAAGGAAAATTATGTTAGTTAGTTATTTAACTATACAATTTCCTACGTTGTTTAGTTAGAAAGGAAAATTATATTACTTTTTAGTCATTTAACAGAGATCAGTAGGTGATAACAATACAATTTCCTATGTAAGTTAGGAATATAATACTTTTTGATAAGCAtacaattttctatttttagccggaagaaaaaaagaagaaggtcaATTAACGGAAAggtagaaaagaaaattaatatacgGAAGGTCAAAAAAATTGGTACAATtgttgcatatatatataaatcggTACAACatcttaattgtattttaccatCGTCATCTTTcccaatcaataaaaaaattcaatttttaccGACTGTTTTTACAGAGAAGAAAATGTCTATGTTAACTTGATTGAAGCGGTGGAAAGTGTGGGGCAAAACTTTCATCTAATAAGGCAAAGGACGTTCGCCGGACGGCGCCGACCGGAGGAACTAAAAAAGAGATATATCTATCTCAACGAAAGAGtaactatttgtttttttatttcatgtataTCCTATATATCAatagaaaaacattaaaaatttataacaagTAGTTTGTAATAATTACAAAAGAGTTTTGCTGAATCGTCACTTAATTAAGATTTCAATTATCTTATGTGGCAGCTTAAGAATCAATTGGAAAAAAATGTTAGTCCAAAATTCAATTACCAGAGAACATCCGAAAATATAAAAAGCGTgtattgtttccttaaataaaagctatggaattatctaatatgattaacatatatatgataattaatgattatgaataataaagatttgataacaattttgcatatttcctaattttttaattttatattattaaaaaaattaaacaatcagaTTAACCAATTGTCACCAGTTGATATGCATGTCAATTGGTGATAACTTGTCATGTGGGAGGGTTGTTAAAAGATGAGATCTTGGGTTCGAGGAACGCTAAGCGCActaacaacctaattatggagtcAGTGAAGGGTTGGAATCGATGCTCTGCAAGGTCAGCATGGAGTCCACGAGACGGGTTGTCACATACTTATTCTTCACATGCTAGTACTCGGCTCAGATTTGGAATTCTCTAATGAGAGAGCACCTTGGAGATGTCACCACGAGTTGGACTATGCTCACTTCCCTTATCAAAAACTCCCCATACAGTCGGTTACAACTCTTTATTCTCAGGTACGCTTTCCAAACAACAGTACACACGAAATGGAGGGAAAGAAATGGAACAGATCCTTCACCAACAATCAGGCTAGTGAAATTTCTGGAAAAAACTATCAGGAACAGGTTGAGTACTGTTCGTCTGCAAGGAAATCGAGCGTACGAGGGATGACTCGCTGtctgattttttcttatatgttacattttgaatttgccacaaaaaaaattcaaaatataacatataagaaaaaatctaacatataagaaaaatacaacatataaggtttcctcatttttgtaatttaaagtcgttttaaaataactaaaataaggtttcctcatttttctaatttcaagtcatttaaaaaaattcaaaaataacatattggaaaaaatctaattttttattatatggttaatgtgattgtttaattttttttaatcatataaaattaaacgaaaatgaagaaggatgcaaaaattgatatcaaatctttattattcataatcattaattgtcatatatatgttaatcatattagataattccgtagcttttatttaaagaaagaatatacgcttcttatattttgggttaatataatgtcCCCTAGTAATTGGATTTTGACtaacattttttcaattgattcttaaaCCGTCACATAAGCTAAATTTTACCATTCAATTAAGTGACACCTAAGAAAAgtctctttttaattagtacaaacttaaggttacaattttttaaatgattctcgattaatatataggggataatatataaagagtaatttgatgaataaataaaagaaagttTAGTATATATGACTAAATGCTGATTAACAAAAAGAATAAAGTGTATTGGGATCAAAAGTGATAAACTGTTAACAAGATCCAGATTGATTTAAGATAACTGTTCTTAAAGCCTTGCGGCTAAACTTCTATTCCGAATCATTACCATTAGATTGCCACATAAACTAACTTTGTTCAATGTTTGTTCTGGAATTTAGTTAAAGCAACAGCTCGATTTATGGTACATGGTATTGCATCTaagaaaattttttaaaaaaatattgatttgattttttagaTTATTAAAGTGTATTTATCTTGGTTATCTATTTAGAGAGAACTTTGCAATTGTTTAATTTTGAGTAGTTGGAAAATGGATGATATattagaaaatgaaattttttattgtcTAATTAATGCCAAATCACAGGAAAAATATCAAGTAATAATGCCagtgtaaataaatatttttaaaactttagaGGATTTAAGAGCTCCCCcaattgggggggggggggggggggggggaagtcctaaaagtgtatatatatatgtgtgtatgtaATTTTGAAATTCTAAATTTTACGGAAAATCCAACCCAGAACATTTGAGTTCGGATATTTGAGGTTGGATTTTCCGTAAAGTATAGAATTCCGtaattatatacacatatataatatatacgtaTTTTTAGGACTCCAACACTAGACCCCCCTCCCTCCATTAGAAGTGCTCAAACAgctttcaaaattaatttttctacAATAGGATTTtcctaaaattttgtgatttaaagtcTTCACATCCCGTAACTGTTTTTATTTCTATGTTTTCGTTTGTCTTCTAACAGCATGGGAATCATGACTTTTAAAGGACCGTGAGAAAATAGAAATTAACTCCTTTTTTCCTTCTTATTCCGAGAAAAATTATAGAGCATATCTACATCAATTTATGTTTCATCGCAAGAAATAAATTCATTAGTACACGATTCCTCTTTGATTTCTTTGGTTTAAGATCTACTAGGTGACTGGTTCGCACCATGTGCgagcataaaaatatttaaaatgtggAATAAATAGTATACAGTTGTTGAAGttacagattttatattatcactaagtagaattgtattgtatatatgTTATAACTGTATATTTTAGGTgactaatatatttatgtttatatttttcgttttaaaatagtgacatatttaaagaaaatataataaaagtcgaaatataatctataattaatataaattaagaagTACAATTcttaataaagaaaacaaacctgcaaaaaattattaaattttgtaagcagttgtacgaaataaaat encodes:
- the LOC106381922 gene encoding 60S ribosomal protein L7-2, giving the protein MAESKVAVPESVLKKRKREEEWALAKKQSAEAAKKTNAANRKLIYKRAEQYAKEYAEKEKELISLKREAKLKGGFYVDPEAKLLFIIRIRGINAIDPKTKKILQLLRLRQIFNGVFLKVNKATMNMLRRVEPYVTYGFPNLKSVKELIYKRGYGKLNHQRVALTDNSIVEQALGKHGIICTEDLIHEILTVGPHFKEANNFLWPFQLKAPLGGLKKKRNHYVEGGDAGNRENFINELIRRMN